A genomic stretch from Hugenholtzia roseola DSM 9546 includes:
- the mutY gene encoding A/G-specific adenine glycosylase, with the protein MKKEDLDTTTEKKARWTALAPLFSAYLQSWFAKNKRDLPWRKTQDPYKIWLSEIILQQTRVVQGLPYYEKFVAAFPTVSDLAAAEEQQVLRLWQGLGYYSRARNLHQTAKFIAQELGGIFPQNYESLLALKGVGTYTAAAIASFAFDEKVAVLDGNVFRVVSRFLGIEEDIASPKAKKIFTLAAQTLLEGAVFEKKGSYSVHNQAIMEFGALHCTPLSPACQNCGLQTNCYAFQEKKQHLLPLKIKKTKIKTQYFHYLVFKCQSQMLCKLRQENDIWQGLHDFVLIESQDDFINSDNFTAQIVQRLPESLQTACSALLNTAQIRYPTQTYKHQLTHRTLWVRFYEIEIEAEINTEAPYFWASLEVLERLPKPILIENYLKTRSHKLF; encoded by the coding sequence GTGAAAAAGGAAGATTTGGACACTACTACCGAAAAAAAAGCGCGATGGACTGCGCTCGCCCCCCTTTTTAGTGCGTATTTGCAAAGTTGGTTTGCAAAAAATAAGCGCGATTTGCCTTGGCGCAAGACGCAAGACCCCTATAAAATTTGGCTTTCCGAAATCATTTTACAGCAGACGCGCGTAGTGCAGGGGCTGCCTTATTATGAAAAATTTGTCGCCGCCTTTCCCACTGTTTCCGATTTAGCCGCCGCCGAAGAGCAGCAAGTTTTGCGCCTTTGGCAGGGTTTGGGCTATTACTCGCGTGCGCGAAATTTACACCAAACGGCAAAGTTTATCGCCCAAGAACTTGGTGGCATTTTCCCCCAAAACTACGAATCGCTTTTGGCACTCAAAGGTGTGGGTACTTATACGGCGGCTGCCATTGCTTCCTTTGCCTTCGATGAAAAAGTAGCCGTCTTAGATGGGAATGTTTTTCGTGTGGTGTCGCGTTTTTTGGGAATTGAGGAGGATATTGCCAGCCCCAAAGCGAAAAAAATCTTTACCCTTGCCGCCCAAACGCTACTCGAAGGAGCGGTTTTTGAAAAAAAAGGGAGCTATTCGGTTCATAATCAGGCGATTATGGAGTTTGGCGCACTGCACTGCACGCCGCTTTCGCCCGCTTGTCAAAATTGCGGCTTGCAGACAAATTGTTATGCCTTTCAAGAAAAAAAACAGCACTTGCTACCCCTAAAAATCAAGAAAACAAAAATCAAGACACAGTATTTCCACTATTTGGTGTTTAAATGTCAGAGCCAAATGCTTTGCAAATTGCGCCAAGAAAACGACATTTGGCAGGGCTTACACGATTTTGTGCTAATTGAAAGCCAAGACGATTTCATCAATTCGGATAATTTTACCGCGCAAATCGTACAAAGACTACCCGAATCTCTACAAACTGCCTGCTCTGCCCTTTTGAATACGGCGCAAATACGCTATCCTACCCAAACTTACAAGCATCAACTTACACATCGTACCCTTTGGGTTCGCTTTTACGAAATAGAAATTGAGGCAGAAATAAATACAGAAGCTCCTTATTTTTGGGCTTCGCTCGAAGTGTTGGAAAGATTGCCCAAACCAATTTTGATAGAAAACTATTTAAAAACGCGAAGTCATAAACTTTTCTAA
- a CDS encoding tetratricopeptide repeat protein has translation MIFSTPFFWRVFYVSIFFLCLKGSVSLFAQPQFFTADGQKLTVEMCLEAAAKRQQEGDFRGASDFLNKAALIHWEKKEYAPAIQHFKKSLDLNQKVDNQTGIAGIYSNMGTIYADLEKYDSAHFYFDKSLKIRRKGAAKQTLISSLINSSVVLNNLKRHNEAAALLTEALDLAKETNDVEQMKSCYGMLAETYEKAGDSEKTRYYFDMYRGFHELSQRKKIESVKEQAEQERLRAALLEAEKEKADLMVILKEAEIKKEKQKVAAKDDALSRLEANYSKQELAMRVLEQETELKDAKFAKQQAENEQQIARQRLWILGTSAVLILVVIASFFVYRSKQQKKAANFVLKQKNQEISLQQREILSQNRKLAIALDEIEHKNRDITASITYAKRIQEAMLPTVADIRAVLPESFVFFRPRDLVSGDFYFFHHLQDKEGNEKTILAAVDCTGHGVPGAFMSMIGNEILSRVVKERKIVEPAKILTQLNKGIQNALHQNQTQNRDGMDLALVVLDKKAQTLTFAGAKNPLYYFQNGNLEVLKGDKMPIGGDAREHQSEFSQTQISIASPTTFYLFSDGFQDQFGGELGKKYMTGNFKKLLTKIHTEDFDTQARILETELQNWRGLKHNQVDDILVMGVKV, from the coding sequence GGAAGCTGCCGCCAAAAGACAACAAGAAGGCGATTTTAGAGGAGCAAGCGATTTTCTCAATAAAGCCGCCCTGATTCATTGGGAAAAAAAGGAATATGCCCCTGCCATTCAGCACTTCAAAAAATCGCTCGATTTAAACCAAAAAGTAGATAACCAAACAGGCATTGCAGGCATTTATAGCAACATGGGAACTATCTACGCCGATTTGGAAAAATACGACTCTGCCCATTTTTATTTCGATAAAAGCCTCAAAATCAGACGAAAAGGAGCTGCCAAGCAAACCCTTATTTCCTCGCTTATCAATTCTTCGGTCGTTTTGAACAACCTCAAACGCCACAATGAAGCTGCCGCCCTTCTAACCGAAGCCTTAGATTTGGCAAAGGAAACCAATGATGTAGAGCAAATGAAAAGCTGTTATGGCATGCTTGCCGAAACCTACGAAAAGGCGGGCGATTCGGAAAAAACACGCTACTACTTCGATATGTATCGCGGTTTTCACGAACTTTCACAGCGCAAAAAAATAGAAAGCGTAAAAGAACAAGCCGAACAAGAACGCCTACGAGCCGCCCTTTTAGAAGCCGAAAAAGAGAAAGCCGATTTGATGGTAATTTTAAAAGAAGCCGAAATCAAGAAGGAAAAACAAAAAGTAGCCGCCAAAGATGATGCCCTTTCGCGTTTAGAGGCAAATTATTCGAAACAAGAGCTTGCCATGCGCGTTTTAGAACAAGAAACCGAACTCAAAGATGCCAAATTTGCAAAACAGCAGGCTGAAAATGAGCAACAAATTGCCCGACAAAGGCTATGGATTTTGGGAACAAGTGCCGTTTTGATTTTGGTAGTGATAGCCTCCTTTTTTGTCTATCGCAGCAAACAGCAAAAGAAAGCCGCCAACTTCGTTTTGAAACAAAAGAATCAAGAAATTAGCCTTCAACAGCGTGAAATTCTCTCCCAAAATCGCAAATTGGCGATAGCCTTAGATGAAATTGAGCATAAAAATCGCGACATTACCGCCAGCATCACCTATGCCAAGCGCATACAAGAAGCCATGCTACCGACGGTAGCCGACATTCGCGCCGTTCTGCCCGAAAGTTTTGTGTTTTTCCGCCCACGCGACCTTGTTTCGGGCGATTTCTATTTTTTCCACCATTTACAGGACAAGGAAGGAAACGAAAAGACCATCTTAGCCGCCGTCGACTGCACAGGGCATGGCGTGCCGGGGGCGTTTATGTCTATGATAGGAAATGAAATTTTGAGTAGGGTTGTAAAGGAGCGCAAGATTGTAGAGCCTGCCAAAATCCTGACTCAACTCAATAAGGGGATTCAAAATGCTTTGCACCAGAATCAGACCCAAAATAGAGATGGCATGGACTTGGCGTTGGTCGTCCTCGACAAAAAAGCCCAAACCCTAACCTTTGCAGGTGCGAAAAATCCGCTCTACTACTTTCAAAACGGCAACTTAGAAGTCTTGAAGGGCGATAAAATGCCTATCGGGGGCGACGCACGTGAGCATCAAAGCGAATTTAGCCAGACCCAAATTTCTATCGCAAGCCCCACTACTTTTTACCTCTTTTCAGATGGTTTTCAAGACCAATTTGGTGGCGAATTGGGCAAAAAATATATGACAGGCAATTTTAAAAAGCTCCTCACCAAAATTCACACCGAAGATTTTGACACCCAAGCCCGTATTTTAGAAACCGAACTCCAAAATTGGCGCGGTCTGAAACACAACCAAGTTGATGATATTTTAGTTATGGGAGTAAAAGTTTAG